The following proteins are encoded in a genomic region of Vigna radiata var. radiata cultivar VC1973A unplaced genomic scaffold, Vradiata_ver6 scaffold_7, whole genome shotgun sequence:
- the LOC106753723 gene encoding WUSCHEL-related homeobox 11 produces MEDERQKEAKSPRHGSEKSEAVRSRWTPKPEQILILESIFNSGMVNPPKDETVRIRKLLEKFGAVGDANVFYWFQNRRSRSRRRQRQMMQQAAATAAVVNQPQPQPLPQPQPQPQPHGLVAGGAIQHDHHHNQVNLVASESATSNMGLGSCVSYDLLGGSSSSCSGGGQQDMGGFFSGSSPLMGFPEIIDHTPPSPSLLFPPFDPNLTFQTGYGGTNISAFITVFINGIATELPKGPIDMKTVFGEDVMLVHSSGIPILPNDFGFLMQNLQHGESYYLVSKSI; encoded by the exons ATGGAAGATGAGAGGCAGAAAGAGGCAAAGAGTCCAAGGCATGGCTCTGAGAAGAGTGAAGCGGTTCGATCAAGGTGGACTCCCAAGCCGGAACAAATTCTCATACTGGAATCCATCTTCAACAGTGGCATGGTCAACCCTCCCAAAGATGAAACCGTCAGAATAAGGAAGCTGCTTGAGAAATTCGGTGCTGTGGGTGATGCCAACGTCTTCTACTGGTTCCAGAACCGCCGCTCCAGATCCCGCCGCCGCCAGCGCCAGATGATGCAGCAGGCAGCGGCCACCGCTGCTGTGGTTAACCAGCCGCAGCCTCAGCCACTGCCTCAGCCTCAGCCTCAGCCTCAGCCTCATGGTCTTGTTGCTGGTGGTGCAATTCAgcatgatcatcatcataatcagGTTAACCTTGTTGCAAGTGAAAGTGCTACTTCAAACATGGGTCTTGGTTCTTGTGTTTCTTATGATCTCCTAGGTGGTTCCTCTTCATCGTGTAGTGGTGGTGGACAACAAGACATGGGTGGTTTCTTTTCTGGTTCTTCTCCTCTAATGGGTTTTCCTGAAATAATTGATCACACCCCACCTTCTCCATCACTTTTGTTCCCTCCTTTTGATCCCAATTTGACCTTCCAGACTG GATATGGAGGCACTAATATCTCAGCATTCATCACAGTTTTCATCAATGGGATTGCAACAGAACTTCCAAAGGGACCAATAGACATGAAGACTGTATTTGGAGAAGATGTTATGCTAGTTCATTCATCTGGAATTCCAATTCTCCCCAATGATTTCGGATTCTTGATGCAGAACCTTCAGCATGGAGAAAGCTACTATCTG GTATCAAAgtcaatataa